The following DNA comes from Synechococcus sp. CC9616.
CTCCTTGAACGGCAGATCGCTGGTGAGGCGGAAGCGGTTGCCATGCACTTCATAGCTATCGCCCACCCAGGCAATGGCATTGATGTAGGTGACATCGAGTTGCGGTAACTCGGCTTGCAGGTCTCCGCTGATCCGAATGTTGAGCCCTGCGGCCTCCAGCTGTTCCAGTTCACCGGGCTCAAACAGGGTGTCGGCCGGATCCGCCTGATCGTCATGGATGACCACGATCTCCGCCAAGATTCCTGGAAATTTCGAGAGGATCCTCAGCAACGAGCGCACCGTTCGCATCTTGGAGGGAACGCCAACGACGCCAATTCGAATCCTGTCGGCGGGGTCCACATCCGGCAAGGCAAGACGCGGACGCCACTTGAGGATGGTGTAGAGATCGGCCATCGCCTGGGTTGGATGTTCATCGATGCCATTGCCGGCATTGATGATCGGTATCCGCAGAGAGCCGGTCATCTTGTAAATAGCGCTGGGATCGCTGTCCCTCAACACGACGCAATCGCCGTAGTTGTTGAACATGTGCGCCACGTCCTCTAGCGACTCGCCTTTGGCAATGCCCGTGGTGCTGCGATCGGTGATGTTGATCGAATTACCACCGAGACGGTGCCAGGCACTGTCAAACGACAGCCGGGTTCGGGTGCTCGGTTCGTAGAAGGCGTTGATCAGGATCTTGCCCGTCAGGGGCGTGTTGTGACGGATATAGCGGTCTGGGTTGCTTTCGTACTTGGCTGCCAGGCGGAACAACTGCAGCAGGGTTTCGGGCCCGAACGGCATGATCGAAACGACATGTTGATCGATCAGATCGAGCAGAGCCTCGCCATGCTCTTCGATGGTGCCGAGCAGAAGCTGCGGCTGGGTGCGGCCGAACACATCAGGTCCCAGTGGTGCGAATCGAATCGGGGAGTTGTCCCGCTCGAGCACACAGGAATCGACTTGGCGCATAAGCATTCCGTCGTAACGATCAGCGCATCAGGCTCATCGTTCCAAGCGGATGAAGTGTCTTCATTCACCGTTAATCAGACATGGGCACCTACGTCCACTTTTTGTGGCCTTCTTTACCAAATCAACCAATATTTTGTATCGAAGCAGCCACTTTTTCACGCAAAACGTTCGTGATGAACCGTTTGATTGGTGCTCACCACACTCTGCCGTTGCGGAATTCGATCCACCAGATCAGCAGCAAGGTCAGCACCGACACGGCAAGGATCACCTGACTGCCCGCCACGATCCACTGGAACAGCGATTCATCCGCGATCAAGGTCGTCATGAGTGGTCTCATGCCTCATCTCCTGCGCTGAGTTGGCTCCACTGGAATGATTCCGGCTGACACAAGCTCCAACCTGCCATCACAGCAGCAGAAACAGCTGCTGAAAAGACGGCGGCGCAGTAAGGCGCAATCAGGTTGTAAGCCAACAACCCCACCACACTCCCAGCGACCATGGAGACGATCGCTCCATGGCGGTTGGCACTTGTCCAGTACAAGCCGCAGGCCACCGGCCAGATGGTTGATGCCACAAGCGCTCCTGTGAAGAACAGGACGCTGGCCAGGGAATCGAGTCGGGGCCAGGACAAAGCCAATGTGGCCACAGCGAGGCCGACGATGATCCAGCGGGTGGCCAGCTTCAACTGGGCGTCGCTGGCCTGGGGGCGCAACAAGTGCAGAAAGACATCCTCAGCCAGCAAATCGGCGGTCGAGGCCAGCAGGGAATCGAGCGTGGAGGTGAGCGACGCGAACACCACCACAAACACCAAGGCGGCGCCACCAGCACCCAGGAGATCCGCTGCCATCACGGGAAACACCATGTTCACCTGGGGCAAATCCAGGTTGCGGGCCAGGGCGACGAGCCCGATCGATCCCGTAACCAAGGGCACGCTCATCCATGCCAATCCCCCCAGCAGGAAAGACGGCATCACGACGGATCGGCGGCTTGCAAAAACCCGCGACCACCAGATGTTGTTGTGGAACACCTCCCCCATTGAAAACAGAGCTGAGTTCCAAGCGATCAGGAGGCCAGCCGGCAACAGCAGATTGAGGTGATCGGGGTGGTTGCTTCTGAGTTCGGCGTGTACTTCCGGAATCGGAAACTGACGGAAGGCCAGAACCGCCACGAGCAACAGTAAGCCCATGATCAGAAGCGATTGGATGAAGTCGGTTCCGATCACGGCTCGCATGCCGCCATACAGGGTGTAAACCGTGGACACTCCGATCACCACAAGCATTCCCAGGCGGTAGTCGAATCCAGACAGGGACTCGAGAAGAATCCCTGCTCCCATGGCCTGGGTCATCAGGAAGCCCAACGTGTAGATGGCCGTGATCACCATGAAAATCACCCAGGTGATGCGGCCATAGCGCAATCGGATGAAATCTCCGCTGGTGCGTCCCTTGGGCATCAGCTCCTTGATCCGGAGGGCCAAGGGCGCGAACAGAATCAGGCCGAGCCCTGCCAGGGCGTAGCTGAACATGCCCCAGAGCCCTGTTTTGTATCCGAACTCCGGGGCCAGCAGGGTGGTGTTGCCCGTCACCCAGGACGCCATCAGGGTTGCTGTGCTGAGCGACAGGCCAATGTTCCGTCCAGCCAGCATGTAGTCGTCGGCATCTCCACGGCCTTGGCGACCCCAGGCCACGCCAAGGGCGATCCAAAGCACGGAAAAGGCCACCACCAGGAACCAGGCGATGCCGGGAGCGAGAAACGGAGTCGTTGCGAGCAAAGGCATCGAATCAACCCACCTCGCCACGTTGGTTGCGGCGTTGCCTCAAATGTCCATTCAGGATCATCGCGGCGGTGGCCAAGGTCACCACTGCACCGATGGCAAAGATGACGGAGGCCCAAAGCATGTCACTCACCCGAATTCTCTCGACAGACAACCTTCAACAGATAGCCCATGGGCTTCCCTGTGGCGTTCTGGAAGGGGCGTGACACTGCAGGCGATGAACACCATTTGGCCATGAACATCATGTGGCCATGAACATCATTCATTTGCATCGGGATGATCTCTGGCTGGATCACAACACCGTGTTGATCGGAGATCGACGTTTTCAGCACATTCGTGAGGTTCTGAAAGCTTCTGTTGGCGACACCGTTCGTGTTGGCTTGCTCGGAGGGGACCTAGGGGGAGGACGGATTGAACACGTCGACACCAACGCAATTCGGCTGCATGTTGAGTTGGATCAATCCCCACCCCAGCGTCACCGCTTCGACATTGTGCTGGCGCTGCCGCGACCAAAAATGTTGCGCCGGATTTTTCGCACAGTTGCTGAATTCGGCGTAGCGAATCTGCATCTCATTAATAGTGCCCGGGTTGAAAAAAGTTATTGGCAAAGCCCATTGCTGAGGCCCGACAAGATTTCTGAGGCGCTACTGGCTGGGATGGAACGTTCGCGCGACACCGTGGCACCTGTGGTGCATCAACACGCCTTATTTCGTCCGTTCGTTGAGGACCAGCTCAAGACGTTGTGTGCTGGACGCCCTTGCTGGATAGCGGCAATCGGTGCCAGGAAGGCTCTGAGCAACGCTGCATCAGCGCCTGCCGTCGTGATGATCGGCCCAGAAGGTGGTTTTGTTCCTTTTGAGATTGAACTTGTGCAGCGTGTTATCGCCGAACCCGTCCATCTGGGTTCTAGAATCTTGAGTGTAGATACGGCGTTGACGAGTGTCCTGGCCCTGGGTGGATGATTGATTGAAGGACCAGCAAGCCACAACCAAATACTTTTGGTTAGCTGAGGACTGGGTCGCTCTGAGCGGCTGTTGATACGGATTGTTCGCTATCAGCGGCTGTTGATGCGGATCGTTCGCTTTTTTTTGGCTATCGCGCCCGTGGAGTATCGCTGGGTTTTAAAAATTGAAGTGTTCACTTTTTCATGAATGAGCCTTTCAAACGCTGCCAAACGCTACGACTATTTCTGGGAAGGGACATTTAAAGCTGAAAAGCATTCGGCCAAGAGCAACAAAACAGCCCTGCTTGTTGGCTGGGGCGGAAACGATACCTTGGACGGCGCCAACAAATACGACAAGCTTGCAGGGGCATGACGGAAATGATCAACTCGACGGTGGTAAAGGCAATGACAAGCTCGATGGTGACGATGGCAAGAATGTCTTCACGGGTGGGAAAGGCAAGGATGTTTTTGTCATCGATGATGATGATGGGTTTGTGACAATCACCGATTTCAACGGTAAAAAAGATAAGCTCGAAATTGATGATGATTATGAGTTTCTTGAAGACTTCAAGAAAAAGGTCGTCGACGGGAATATGGAGATCCGTCTTGATGATGAACTCGTCGACCAGCTTGATGGAGTCACAGAGTTGACCAGCAAGATGATTATCTGGGAATAGATTTTACCATAAAAATTTGCTCAAACCTGGTCGCAATGACCAGGTTTTTTTTATGGCTTAGTAACGGCATCGAGTGCACCACCCTGTAATTTGAAAAGCTCAAGTGGTGCTCTACGTGATGTCCCTCACGCCTACGAGCCCTCGCAGTGTTCAACAGCCTTGAGATAATTGAGCATCCCAGGAGAGCGTCCGCCCTGCGGATTGATATCAGCACGCATGGCGATCTGTCGATCGATGCAGCGGTTGTAGCGGTGGTTTTTTACAGCCTGAGGGATCAGCAAAATGGCAATTGCCAATAGGCTCAGACTGCTTAATGCTTTGAGGACATTGGCTCTGATTAATGTCGCCGGGTCATTCATCGATTGTTTGATTGTTCAAAGTGGTTGATCAACGGCTCTAATGATTGAGCTTGATGACGCATCCCATACCTCTTTGATTCTATTTGTGTTGGACGTTTGATTGGTTGAATGACGACCCAATATGCGTTTACCGGAGCGAGCCAAACCCTCGCACACCAAGTTTCTCGGTGACATTGTGAAATTCAAGATGATCATTGCCTGGGTCGTAGAGCGTGTATGCCGCTCCCGCGATCAACCAGGTTGTGCCCATGGCTGCTTGCTGGAGACAAGAGAATCATGCCCCCACAAGTGGGAATGATTCTCATTCGATGGCTTTAGATCTTGCCTGTCCACTCCCTCGCCTCACCTACGGGGTTTGGAGGGACAGGACTGTCTTTTCGTCGTTGGCAGAAGCGGCCCGACCGAGGCGTGAACCTTGGCCCACCTCTTGACTCAGTAGCCCTTGAAGGGTGTGGAGGAGTGATGAACAACGATGCGCAGTGCTCCGTTGTCGTCACGCAGATAGCCAAAGGTTTTGTCCACCTTGCTCTTCGTTCCATCAGCGGCTTCGAAATGCACCCAGCCCATGGCATTGGCGGTATCGCCGAAGCTCTGGACGACAAAAATCTCGGGAACACATTTCACCCAGGGGCTGCGATTGTCGCCGGGGGTGCCAATGCCGAACCCGGAATCATTGAAGGCCGGGTCTCCTCCTACGAAATAGGACAAGGCGCCACTGCGCGTCTCACGAAACGTTGTGTCGCCGTTTGCCCAGGTTGGCTTGAAGGCCACAGGACCAAACTGGTAGCCGTAGGCCGCGTCGATGATCTCCCCTGCTAGCGGCTTGGATTTCGAGATTCCGCCGTCATTGTGGGCTTTGCTGATGGCCAGGAGGGCATCACACCATCCGTTCTGAGCCGCTTTCACTTCCGTGACGGTGATGTTGTCTGCCATCACGGCGGGTTTCGCATCGGCGGCGATGGCACCGGAAACGAGTGTTGCCAGTGATCCTGTAGTCGCAACAGCGAACATGATGGGCTTCAACATTCCAGGAAATTCAGTCTTCTCAACAAACTGAACTGTTGATGAGACATCGCATCTCTTTCACTGAAAAAATTCGGTTTTGCTCAGATCTGATTGGCCTGATTGAGATGAAGATCTCCTGAAATCATTGCGATGCGTTTGGGTGAGGTCTGGTCATGGTGAATCATTCCTCTCCTTAGCTTGTTGGGATGAGGAACAGCGCCATGGACGGGACGGTTGGGTCAGATCAGCAGCCTTCGCACGTGGTTGTGGTGGGCGCCGGCTGGGGGGGATGGGGGGCCGCCAAGGCGCTCTGCGAAGCCGGGGTGCGCGTGACCCTGATCGATGGGATGGCTGATCCCAGTGGCCGTAAGCCGATCACCACCCGCAGCGGCAAGCCATTTGAAGCTGGTACCCGAGGCTTCTGGAAGGACTACCCCAACATCAATGCGCTCAGCGATGAGCTGGGACTTGGCGCGATTTACACCGAGTTCACCACCAGTGCCTTCTGGTCGCCGGATGGGCTGGAGGCCACCGCACCGGTATTCGGGGATGCCCCGCAGCTGCCCAGTCCTGTGGGTCAGGTTCTGGCCACGGTGAAGAACTTCAAGCGTCTGCCGGTGCCGGACAGGCTCAGCATTGCCGGCCTGCTCTACGCGATGCTCGATCTCAACCGCAGCGATGCGGTGTACAGGCACTACGACGCGATCGATGCGTTGACGCTGTTTAAACAGCTCCGCATCAGTGATCGCATGATCGATGATTTCCTGCGGCCCACGCTGCTGGTGGGACTGTTCAAGCCGCCTGAGGAGCTCTCAGCGGCGGTGACCATGGAGTTGCTTTATTACTACGCCCTGGCTCACCAGGATTCCTTTGATGTTCGTTGGATTCGCTCGAAGAGCATCGCCGAACAGCTGATCGCACCGCTCAGTGAGCGTTTGTGTGAACGCCATCAGCTTGAACTGATGGGCGGCACCCTGGCGACAAAACTGATCGTGTCATCCGATGGCAGGACCATCGCTTCGCTTGAGACCCGCAATCTGAAGACGGGCAGCACCGCTGTGCTCTACGACGTGGACGCGGTGGTGCTAGCGGTGGGTGCCAGGGGTATGGGCGCCTTGATGGCGCAGTCGCCGGAATGCGGCGCGCTGGCACCGGAACTGGTGCAGGCCGGCACGCTTGGTTCGATCGATGTGGTGTCGCTGCGTTTGTGGCTGGATCGCTACGTGCCCGTTGCCGATCCAGCCAATGTTTTCTCGCGCTTCAGTGCGCTGCGCGGCGCGGGGGCCACTTTTTTCATGCTCGATCAACTGCAGAAGGAGAGCGAGCCAGACCTTTGGGGTGATCAGCCGGTGCAGGGTTCGGTGATTGCGAGCGACTTCTACAACGCCACAGCGATCGCTGAACTCAGTGATCAGCAGATCGTCGACTGCCTGATGCAGGATCTGTTGCCGAAGGCGCAGCCCGGCTTCGGCGATGCCCGAGTGGTGGATCAGGAGGTGCGCCGTTATCCAGGTTCGGTGTCCCTGTTCTCCCCTGGCAGCTTCAGCAAGCGACCACCGCTGGAGACGTCTCTCGCTTCCGTTGTCTGCGCTGGCGACTGGGTGAGGATGGGCGAGAGGGAACACGGCGCCAAGGGGTTGTGCCAGGAACGTGCCTACGTGTGTGGTCTGGAAGCGGGCAACTCGCTGCTGCGGCGAGGCATCGTGCGCGGTGAAGGCATGCCTAGTAGGGCGCAGCATCCCGTGATTCCGATCCGGGCTGATGAACCACAGGTGCTGCTGGGTCGCGCCCTCAACAAATTGGTCATGGATCCTCTCGAGACCCTCGGTATCGACTGGCCTTGGCTAGCCGGCTGAAGCAGTTTGCGGCAGCTGATGACCAAGCAAAATTTGCCGTGAGGCTTTCAGATGCCAAGACAGAACGCTTTTGAAGAGTCGATGAAATCGTGCTGAGGCTTTGCTGAAAGTCATTGACAGCACTGATGCAGTGATGCGGAGATGAAAAAGTCATCTGCTGTGTTGTGAATGGCTATTTACCTGTTGGCTGCTCTGGCGGCGGCTTCGATTCTTCCGGCCCAGGCTCAATGGGATCCACATACTGACCCTGGCCGCTGCATGAAAATGGCCGGATACATCACAGTTGGCGACAGCACGGTTTGCGTTGGTCGATCTGCCAGCGCAGTGGTTTTATCTGCACCAGCTGATGAAATCGCTGGAGCATCGGATTCAACTGATTCAATTCAATTGGCGGGTTTACCGCCGCTCTCTGAGGCCTTGCGGTTTTGCGACACGCTCCACGATGACGCCGACGACTACAGCACCCGCATGTATTGCCGCGAGAGTACGAAGGAAGATCGCTATCCAGCAGTGAAGGCGGCCCTGGAAGCCAATCCCGACAGCATCCACGTTAAACGCTGCATCAATGGCGCCATCCGCAAGGCCAGCAAGTCTTCATCCACGCGGGGATTCAACGCCAGCGATGCCCGGGGCTGCATTAGCCGTGGCGTGCAATAGTCCAAGTCAAAAGGCTTTCCCCTCTGTTAAGTCTTTTCAGGGCAGGGCCACCGCCGTTCCCTCCCGACGAGGGTCCGCTGCGCCATGCCAGCGGCCGTTGATCCGCTGCACCAGTGCCGTACCGCTGCCGATCCGCTGTGACCGAATGGTTTGACGGTCTGTCTTCAGATCCTCGATTGGCATGGGCCACGGCAGAGGTGGATCCTTTTCCAGCACGAGCGTGAGTCTGCGGCTGGAGAGGTGTGGAAGGGCGACGGCTCGTTTCGGTGGTTCGTTCCAGACCAGTGAGGCTAGTAACACCCGGCTGAGCAGATGGGGGATGCTGCGTCCGCCTGGACTTCCGAGCGCCAGCACCGGCTGGTCGTTTTGGAACACCAACGTGGGTGCCATCGAGGACACCGGCCGGCGACCGGGCAGACGGCGATTGGCTACCGCTTGGCCTCCAATGATGGGTTCAAAGGCGAAGTCGGTGAGCTGATTGTTCATCACCATGCCGGCCACCAGGTGCCGACTGCCGAAAACCGTCTCCACCGAGGAGGTGTAACTGGCGATGTTGCCGTACCCGTCCACGATGGTCACATGCGTGGTGCCCTGTTCGCGCCCCTGCTGGGCTCTGCCAAAGGGATAGTGATCGATTCCAGGCGGCAGCCCTGGTGAGGGTTGGGCTGCGGGTGTGGCCTGCATCTCTTCAGCGCGGCTCGCAATGTAAGAGGGATCAAGCAAGGCCGCAGTGGGAACATCTCCATCGATCGGGTCATGCACCCAGTAGAGACGGTCTGCATCGGCCCAGGTCAGGGCGCTGGCCAGATGTTGCCAGGTCTGCGGATCCGCAGATCCGGAAAGGGCAAGATCCGTGGACGTGTTCAGTAACGCCAGGGTTTGCAGCAACGCCAGTCCGCCGCTGCTGGGTGGGGGCATTGTGCAGATTCGGTGGCTGAACCGCTCGCTGCAGAGGGGTTGACGGTGTAACACCGCATAAGCGGAGAGGTCTGATGGGCGCCAGCCGCGGAATTCAGGCTCGCTCTCCTGCAGGACGCCCATCTCCCGCAAGATCTGCCTGGCAAGGGCTCCCCGGTAAAACGACGGGCCACCGTCTTGCGCCAGAGCCGCCAGCGTGCGCGCCAGGGAGGCATTTTGAAAGAGCTGATCGGCCGGCGGTGGTTGACCGCTTGGTAGATAAAGCGCCTGGAACGCCTGGCTGTGTTGCACTCCGATACGCCGGGCCAGCCCGATCGATCGCAGCAGTCGCGGGCTGGGCCTGAAGCCATCCCTGGCCAACCGGATTGCCGATTGCAAGGTTCTTTCCCAGCGCAGGCGGCCATGGTGCTGATGGACCTCCCAGAGCAGCGCAACCGTTCCAGGAATGCCGATCGCCTCGAGCCTGGCTGTGGCCTCGCGCCAGGGCAGGGGGTCTCCTGTTTGGCTGAGCAGATCGTCTGGGCGGCTGCTCTGGGGTGCCACTTCACGGCCATCGAGCACGTTCAGTGCCTGTTGCTGCGCGTCCCAGAACAGAAGAAAGCTGCCGCCAGCTAGCCCGGAACTCTGCGGTTCAACGACCGCCAGCACGCTCTGGGCTGTGACAAGCGCATCAGCTGCTGTGCCGCCCTCTCTGAGAATATTCAAGGCCGCAGCACTGGCCAGTGGATTGGCGGTGACCACAACGGCAGAGCCAGCGGCTGTGGAGATTCTCTTGCGGCTGAGCTCGGCGGATTCAGGGTCGTCACGGCTGATCGGAGCAGCTGCAGCCATGGCGGCACCCCAGACACTCAGAACCAGCAACAGAGCGTTGATGACTGAGCAATAACTCCTCAATCCGAGAAGATGGCGATCAGGACCTTCTGCAGCGTCGTTGGTGCAGGGCTTTGGAGAAGTCTTGAGGAATCTCAGCCACAATTGTCCGCATGATTCAGCGATGACTTTGTGCGAACGCATTGCCCAAATGATTCGCTAGGTGGATGGTCAGTTTCTAACTGCTTGGAGTTGTGGATCGGGCCGAGAAACGACGGATTGACAGCAGATCGGCGGTTTGTTTTTCGGCTTCAGACAGGTCCCGGTAGCCAAGTAGAGCAGGGGCAAGAGATGCAGCAGCAGAGAGGGACGCTTGCCCCCAGGCGTTGCAGCCAACCATGTAGCAGATACCGCTGTTTTGAGTCGTTTTGCCCACAAGGGGCATGAAATCAGGAGTTTCTGAGTAGATGCCGTAGGTGGCTGGATAGTCGGCCCCGAATTCGAGATAGGGATATTTCTCCCAACCCCATTGTGCGAGGCGTCCACAACGCTGTTTGGCGCGAGGACTCTTCAAGCCGCTGTAGTGGTCTTCTCCGCTGATGCGAACAAAGTTGTCTGTGACGCACCAGTCATGCGAAAAACCGAGTGTGAAAAAGTTCGCTGAATTGGGTGCCTGCATTCCACCCATCGGTCCTGGATCTCTGTGCGGAAGTGCAGCGAGATAGCTGTATCGAGGTGTTAATATTCCGGCTAGATATTTATCCATATACATTCCGCCTGTCGCGATGATTGCCTGGCTGGCTTGAATCAATTCGCCATCAGCCAATTGGATCACAACATGATCGCCTGCCTCTGAATCTTTTACATCAACGACTGGGGAGCATTCCTGCTTGAGTGTGAGTGAACCAGACTGCACCGCGGCATCCAACAGAACCTTGGCATAGGTGACGGAATCAATTCGTGCATGCTGAGGGAACCAGATTCCTGCCACATAGCCAGCGGCGGAACCATGGGCATCGACGACATGCTCTTCCTCCCACCACTCGCAGGGACATTCCAACTTCTGTAAAAACTCATATTCCTGTTTCAAACGATCGGCTCGATCAGGCTCACATACCATCAATGATCCATCTTGCTTAATCTGTTGTTTCGGGTCAGGAAGGTATTGATTGGCCAAGTCAAGTTGTTGTTTCAGGCCGCTCTCAGCAAGATCGAGATATGTTTTGACGCCATCCCATCCAAATAAATCTGCGAAGCCATCCAGCATTTCATATGGAGGCAGAGTCACAATCATCTTGATTGTTCTTGGCCCTTTCGAGCCACCTTCAAAGACCCTTGAGCCGCTGAAGTTAGGTACATAGAATGATTCGTCCTCAGCTGTGAGAGGAGAGTCCTGTCGTACGTGCTCAGGTTGCGTCCGGCCTTCGCCCGGTCGTCCCATTTCCAGGCAAAGCATGTTATTCACACCGGCTTTGCTGAGGTGATATGCAGCTGCTGCCCCTGTTGTGCCTCCACCGATCACAACGACGTCATAACGATCTTGCATCAGGTTGGCTGTAGTTGTTTCTTTCTTAGCCATTTCAGGCCCGAAAAGCTAGCTTCTCCAGCAGATGGGTTCGATCAATCTTCCAATGGACATTGACTGGTGGCTTCTGGTTACGTCGCCGTGAATGTTTAGGCCGTATTGATCAAATGGTCTTTTTATCGCGATGTTCTGCATGATCAACTAGTGCACTACGGTTTTGTGAGCTGAGTGTTGCCTTGTATCACTTCAGTAAAGCGTTGGGTTTGCACTAGAGTTTCGAATATTTTAATAGGATACAGTCAAGGTGAATAAGTACTCTCCCAATCGTCCAACTGATAGGCCCTCTGATTTGTCAGAAGAGACCAGTAAGCTTTTGG
Coding sequences within:
- a CDS encoding aspartate carbamoyltransferase, which produces MRQVDSCVLERDNSPIRFAPLGPDVFGRTQPQLLLGTIEEHGEALLDLIDQHVVSIMPFGPETLLQLFRLAAKYESNPDRYIRHNTPLTGKILINAFYEPSTRTRLSFDSAWHRLGGNSINITDRSTTGIAKGESLEDVAHMFNNYGDCVVLRDSDPSAIYKMTGSLRIPIINAGNGIDEHPTQAMADLYTILKWRPRLALPDVDPADRIRIGVVGVPSKMRTVRSLLRILSKFPGILAEIVVIHDDQADPADTLFEPGELEQLEAAGLNIRISGDLQAELPQLDVTYINAIAWVGDSYEVHGNRFRLTSDLPFKEGSIVLHPLARGPELSTCLDDTPHNWYFSQARGAVFLRMALLTCMVDRADRVMDVI
- a CDS encoding sodium:solute symporter family protein; its protein translation is MPLLATTPFLAPGIAWFLVVAFSVLWIALGVAWGRQGRGDADDYMLAGRNIGLSLSTATLMASWVTGNTTLLAPEFGYKTGLWGMFSYALAGLGLILFAPLALRIKELMPKGRTSGDFIRLRYGRITWVIFMVITAIYTLGFLMTQAMGAGILLESLSGFDYRLGMLVVIGVSTVYTLYGGMRAVIGTDFIQSLLIMGLLLLVAVLAFRQFPIPEVHAELRSNHPDHLNLLLPAGLLIAWNSALFSMGEVFHNNIWWSRVFASRRSVVMPSFLLGGLAWMSVPLVTGSIGLVALARNLDLPQVNMVFPVMAADLLGAGGAALVFVVVFASLTSTLDSLLASTADLLAEDVFLHLLRPQASDAQLKLATRWIIVGLAVATLALSWPRLDSLASVLFFTGALVASTIWPVACGLYWTSANRHGAIVSMVAGSVVGLLAYNLIAPYCAAVFSAAVSAAVMAGWSLCQPESFQWSQLSAGDEA
- a CDS encoding 16S rRNA (uracil(1498)-N(3))-methyltransferase, translated to MNIIHLHRDDLWLDHNTVLIGDRRFQHIREVLKASVGDTVRVGLLGGDLGGGRIEHVDTNAIRLHVELDQSPPQRHRFDIVLALPRPKMLRRIFRTVAEFGVANLHLINSARVEKSYWQSPLLRPDKISEALLAGMERSRDTVAPVVHQHALFRPFVEDQLKTLCAGRPCWIAAIGARKALSNAASAPAVVMIGPEGGFVPFEIELVQRVIAEPVHLGSRILSVDTALTSVLALGG
- a CDS encoding FAD-dependent oxidoreductase: MDGTVGSDQQPSHVVVVGAGWGGWGAAKALCEAGVRVTLIDGMADPSGRKPITTRSGKPFEAGTRGFWKDYPNINALSDELGLGAIYTEFTTSAFWSPDGLEATAPVFGDAPQLPSPVGQVLATVKNFKRLPVPDRLSIAGLLYAMLDLNRSDAVYRHYDAIDALTLFKQLRISDRMIDDFLRPTLLVGLFKPPEELSAAVTMELLYYYALAHQDSFDVRWIRSKSIAEQLIAPLSERLCERHQLELMGGTLATKLIVSSDGRTIASLETRNLKTGSTAVLYDVDAVVLAVGARGMGALMAQSPECGALAPELVQAGTLGSIDVVSLRLWLDRYVPVADPANVFSRFSALRGAGATFFMLDQLQKESEPDLWGDQPVQGSVIASDFYNATAIAELSDQQIVDCLMQDLLPKAQPGFGDARVVDQEVRRYPGSVSLFSPGSFSKRPPLETSLASVVCAGDWVRMGEREHGAKGLCQERAYVCGLEAGNSLLRRGIVRGEGMPSRAQHPVIPIRADEPQVLLGRALNKLVMDPLETLGIDWPWLAG
- a CDS encoding gamma-glutamyltransferase family protein, whose amino-acid sequence is MRSHKVIAESCGQLWLRFLKTSPKPCTNDAAEGPDRHLLGLRSYCSVINALLLVLSVWGAAMAAAAPISRDDPESAELSRKRISTAAGSAVVVTANPLASAAALNILREGGTAADALVTAQSVLAVVEPQSSGLAGGSFLLFWDAQQQALNVLDGREVAPQSSRPDDLLSQTGDPLPWREATARLEAIGIPGTVALLWEVHQHHGRLRWERTLQSAIRLARDGFRPSPRLLRSIGLARRIGVQHSQAFQALYLPSGQPPPADQLFQNASLARTLAALAQDGGPSFYRGALARQILREMGVLQESEPEFRGWRPSDLSAYAVLHRQPLCSERFSHRICTMPPPSSGGLALLQTLALLNTSTDLALSGSADPQTWQHLASALTWADADRLYWVHDPIDGDVPTAALLDPSYIASRAEEMQATPAAQPSPGLPPGIDHYPFGRAQQGREQGTTHVTIVDGYGNIASYTSSVETVFGSRHLVAGMVMNNQLTDFAFEPIIGGQAVANRRLPGRRPVSSMAPTLVFQNDQPVLALGSPGGRSIPHLLSRVLLASLVWNEPPKRAVALPHLSSRRLTLVLEKDPPLPWPMPIEDLKTDRQTIRSQRIGSGTALVQRINGRWHGAADPRREGTAVALP
- a CDS encoding FAD-binding oxidoreductase, which gives rise to MAKKETTTANLMQDRYDVVVIGGGTTGAAAAYHLSKAGVNNMLCLEMGRPGEGRTQPEHVRQDSPLTAEDESFYVPNFSGSRVFEGGSKGPRTIKMIVTLPPYEMLDGFADLFGWDGVKTYLDLAESGLKQQLDLANQYLPDPKQQIKQDGSLMVCEPDRADRLKQEYEFLQKLECPCEWWEEEHVVDAHGSAAGYVAGIWFPQHARIDSVTYAKVLLDAAVQSGSLTLKQECSPVVDVKDSEAGDHVVIQLADGELIQASQAIIATGGMYMDKYLAGILTPRYSYLAALPHRDPGPMGGMQAPNSANFFTLGFSHDWCVTDNFVRISGEDHYSGLKSPRAKQRCGRLAQWGWEKYPYLEFGADYPATYGIYSETPDFMPLVGKTTQNSGICYMVGCNAWGQASLSAAASLAPALLGYRDLSEAEKQTADLLSIRRFSARSTTPSS